A genomic region of Miscanthus floridulus cultivar M001 chromosome 3, ASM1932011v1, whole genome shotgun sequence contains the following coding sequences:
- the LOC136541831 gene encoding protein PHR1-LIKE 2-like, with protein sequence MFPPGLIHHRPDASAPGDGAPRSGPGGPSLVLTADPKPRLRWTADLHERFVDAVAQLGGPEKATPKTILRTMGVKGLTLFHLKSHLQKYRLGKQSGKEGSEQSKDASYLLDAQSGMSVSPRVPAQEMKESQEVKEALRAQMEVQRRLHEQVEVQKRVQIRMEALQKYIDSILASACKMVTEQFASSGFSISDPDLPEISPGGIMCGPTDTLSSSVFNQLSVSSIDSHSPGGKPSPSGMEGPPLLLQKSPELKRRSS encoded by the exons atgtTCCCGCCTGGCCTGATCCACCACCGCCCTGACGCCTCAGCTCCCGGCGATGGGGCGCCGCGCTCCGGCCCCGGCGGGCCGAGCCTTGTACTGACGGCGGACCCCAAGCCCAGGCTGCGGTGGACGGCCGACCTCCACGAGCGTTTCGTCGACGCCGTGGCCCAGCTCGGCGGACCCGAGA AAGCAACACCCAAAACTATCTTGAGGACAATGGGTGTTAAGGGTCTTACTCTTTTCCACTTAAAGAGCCATCTTCAG AAATACAGATTAGGGAAACAATCCGGTAAAGAGGGGTCAGAGCAATCAAAAGATG CATCCTATCTTCTAGATGCTCAAAGTGGAATGAGTGTGTCCCCTAGAGTTCCTGCCCAGGAGATGAAAGA AAGCCAAGAAGTTAAAGAAGCACTGAGAGCGCAGATGGAAGTGCAACGAAGACTGCATGAACAAGTGGAG GTCCAAAAGCGTGTGCAGATCAGAATGGAAGCGCTTCAGAAGTACATCGACAGTATCCTAGCGAGTGCATGCAAGATGGTCACTGAACAGTTCGCTTCAAGTGGCTTCAGTATCTCCGACCCTGATCTCCCGGAGATATCCCCTGGAGGGATCATGTGTGGCCCCACGGACACATTGAGCTCCTCAGTGTTCAACCAGCTTTCTGTTAGTTCCATCGACTCGCACAGTCCAGGAGGCAAACCTTCTCCATCAGGCATGGAAGGTCCGCCATTGCTCCTCCAGAAGTCGCCTGAGCTCAAGCGGAGGTCCTCTTGA
- the LOC136541832 gene encoding myb family transcription factor PHL7-like produces the protein MYSPKPESSFGPNPNSGTHQQQMELPGANMGPSNGANNNTNMAARQRLRWTNELHERFVEAVTQLGGPDRATPKGVLRIMGVQGLTIYHVKSHLQKYRLAKYIPDASTDGNKADNKDPGDLLAGLEGSSGLPISEALKLQMEVQKRLHEQLEVQRQLQLRIEAQGKYLQKIIEEQQRLTGVKSETPAGGASVTVSSDQFPDSERTEPSTPAPTSESPTQVGASNRDTGDRTEATKSTCHGDSLSRHEPLTPDSNCQNGSPAASPNHERAAKRQRGSGTEFLDSEAEFSLPRHIFESSSGSEFQQYSMSYSGQ, from the exons ATGTACTCACCAAAACCAGAATCTAGTTTTGGCCCAAATCCCAACTCAGGCACGCACCAGCAGCAAATGGAATTACCTGGAGCCAACATGGGTCCTAGTAATGGAGCAAATAACAATACCAACATGGCTGCGAGGCAACGCTTACGCTGGACAAATGAACTGCATGAAAGATTTGTTGAGGCTGTTACTCAACTTGGTGGTCCTGATA GAGCAACTCCAAAAGGAGTTCTAAGAATTATGGGTGTACAAGGATTAACAATATACCATGTAAAAAGTCACTTGCAG AAATACAGGCTAGCAAAGTATATTCCTGATGCTTCAACTGATG GGAACAAGGCCGATAACAAAGACCCAGGGGATTTGCTTGCTGGACTTGAGGGATCCTC TGGATTGCCGATATCTGAAGCCCTCAAGCTGCAGATGGAGGTCCAAAAGCGGCTGCACGAACAGTTAGAA GTACAAAGGCAGCTGCAGTTGCGAATTGAGGCTCAGGGAAAGTACCTCCAGAAGATCATCGAAGAGCAGCAGCGCTTAACAGGTGTGAAATCTGAAACTCCAgctggaggtgcttctgtcacaGTATCAAGTGATCAATTCCCAGATTCCGAGCGGACTGAGCCCTCGACCCCTGCACCGACATCCGAGTCTCCAACTCAAGTAGGCGCTTCCAATAGGGACACTGGAGATCGAACTGAAGCAACCAAGAGCACCTGTCATGGTGATTCTCTTTCCCGCCATGAGCCACTAACCCCTGATTCCAACTGCCAGAATGGCTCTCCTGCCGCTAGTCCAAACCATGAAAGGGCAGCAAAGAGGCAGCGAGGCAGTGGCACTGAATTCTTAGATTCCGAGGCTGAGTTTTCCCTTCCGCGCCACATCTTTGAGTCAAGCTCGGGCTCAGAGTTCCAACAATACTCAATGTCCTACTCAGGACAGTAG